From one Astatotilapia calliptera chromosome 10, fAstCal1.2, whole genome shotgun sequence genomic stretch:
- the LOC113030568 gene encoding SH2 domain-containing protein 4A isoform X1, whose translation MLQQILKDMYIDPEVLEALNEEQKKTLFLKMRQEQVRRWKEREEKLEREGGDAESKRAKPRKANNKSVSWQLGRDGDVAVVVIGEVDELSSKFICSGFGEKKTPSLQNNTSHQTILKDRKNTEPVKTERENLLSKTQPDVSLNLKQGKSEEASTLLPLPVSVSEHSPPTATAKLELKSANATEEKSVPQPSICSRPPTRANAVKTRPASANAAPDYVNTRPGLTNLRLATAVPYSSPGSAVKIDSGMTSSTKGSLQSKEPQKPQESPGGKDIRESEKLQKASSEEPWTSGSAPVCAGRGRVAQLMKTFSVDRATNPAQTPSRGIKPPLPTKPSHLRQTSTPTVR comes from the exons ATGCTGCAGCAGATCTTAAAGGACATGTACATTGACCCTGAGGTGCTGGAAGCCCTCAACGAAGAGCAGAAAAAGACACTGTTCCTGAAAATGCGCCAAGAGCAGGTGCGGCGCTGGAAAGAGCGGGAGGAGAAactggagagagaggggggcgACGCAGAGTCCAAGAGAGCAAAGCCAAGAAAAG CCAACAATAAGAGTGTCAGCTGGCAGCTCGGCCGGGATGGGGACGTGGCGGTTGTTGTGATTGGGGAGGTGGATGAGCTGAGCTCCAAATTCATCTGCTCAGGATTTGGAGAGAAGAAGACTCCAAGCCTGCAGAACAACACGAG CCATCAAACTATACTGAAGGACAGAAAAAACACGGAACCTGTCAAGACTGAGAGAGAGAACCTCCTTTCTAAAACGCAACCCGACGTCTCCCTGAATCTaaag CAGGGGAAAAGTGAGGAGGCGAGCACTTTACTCCCTCTGCCG GTGTCAGTGAGCGAGCATTCACCGCCTACAGCAACTGCAAAG CTCGAGTTGAAGTCAGCCAATGCAACCGAGGAGAAGTCAGTTCCCCAGCCCTCCATCTGCTCCAGGCCTCCCACGAGAGCTAACGCTGTCAAGACGAGACCGGCTTCTGCAAATGCAGCACCAGACTATGTCAACACGAGACCTGGCCTCACAAATCTGAGGCTGGCTACCGCCGTGCCATACTCTTCTCCCGGCAGCGCTGTCAAAATAGACTCTGGCATGACGTCATCAACCAAAGGGAGCCTGCAGTCAAAAGAACCCCAGAAGCCACAGGAGTCACCGGGTGGTAAAG atATCCGCGAATCAGAAAAGCTTCAAAAGGCTAGCTCAGAGGAGCCTTGGACGTCAGGGAGTGCACCAGTCTGCGCAGGGCGTGGCCGCGTGGCTCAGCTGATGAAAACCTTCAGTGTCGATCGCGCTACAAACCCTGCACAGACCCCTTCCCGTGGGATTAAGCCACCCCTTCCCACAAAACCTAGCCACTTGCGTCAAACGAGCACACCTACTGTCAGGTAA
- the LOC113030568 gene encoding SH2 domain-containing protein 4A isoform X2 yields MLQQILKDMYIDPEVLEALNEEQKKTLFLKMRQEQVRRWKEREEKLEREGGDAESKRAKPRKANNKSVSWQLGRDGDVAVVVIGEVDELSSKFICSGFGEKKTPSLQNNTSHQTILKDRKNTEPVKTERENLLSKTQPDVSLNLKGKSEEASTLLPLPVSVSEHSPPTATAKLELKSANATEEKSVPQPSICSRPPTRANAVKTRPASANAAPDYVNTRPGLTNLRLATAVPYSSPGSAVKIDSGMTSSTKGSLQSKEPQKPQESPGGKDIRESEKLQKASSEEPWTSGSAPVCAGRGRVAQLMKTFSVDRATNPAQTPSRGIKPPLPTKPSHLRQTSTPTVR; encoded by the exons ATGCTGCAGCAGATCTTAAAGGACATGTACATTGACCCTGAGGTGCTGGAAGCCCTCAACGAAGAGCAGAAAAAGACACTGTTCCTGAAAATGCGCCAAGAGCAGGTGCGGCGCTGGAAAGAGCGGGAGGAGAAactggagagagaggggggcgACGCAGAGTCCAAGAGAGCAAAGCCAAGAAAAG CCAACAATAAGAGTGTCAGCTGGCAGCTCGGCCGGGATGGGGACGTGGCGGTTGTTGTGATTGGGGAGGTGGATGAGCTGAGCTCCAAATTCATCTGCTCAGGATTTGGAGAGAAGAAGACTCCAAGCCTGCAGAACAACACGAG CCATCAAACTATACTGAAGGACAGAAAAAACACGGAACCTGTCAAGACTGAGAGAGAGAACCTCCTTTCTAAAACGCAACCCGACGTCTCCCTGAATCTaaag GGGAAAAGTGAGGAGGCGAGCACTTTACTCCCTCTGCCG GTGTCAGTGAGCGAGCATTCACCGCCTACAGCAACTGCAAAG CTCGAGTTGAAGTCAGCCAATGCAACCGAGGAGAAGTCAGTTCCCCAGCCCTCCATCTGCTCCAGGCCTCCCACGAGAGCTAACGCTGTCAAGACGAGACCGGCTTCTGCAAATGCAGCACCAGACTATGTCAACACGAGACCTGGCCTCACAAATCTGAGGCTGGCTACCGCCGTGCCATACTCTTCTCCCGGCAGCGCTGTCAAAATAGACTCTGGCATGACGTCATCAACCAAAGGGAGCCTGCAGTCAAAAGAACCCCAGAAGCCACAGGAGTCACCGGGTGGTAAAG atATCCGCGAATCAGAAAAGCTTCAAAAGGCTAGCTCAGAGGAGCCTTGGACGTCAGGGAGTGCACCAGTCTGCGCAGGGCGTGGCCGCGTGGCTCAGCTGATGAAAACCTTCAGTGTCGATCGCGCTACAAACCCTGCACAGACCCCTTCCCGTGGGATTAAGCCACCCCTTCCCACAAAACCTAGCCACTTGCGTCAAACGAGCACACCTACTGTCAGGTAA